One stretch of Methyloversatilis sp. RAC08 DNA includes these proteins:
- a CDS encoding polysaccharide biosynthesis protein: MTILSRSSVVFLGDAALAAAAWYLSFLLRFNLSIPPEYVPSMLAILPWVVCAQAVVFRLFGLYRSIWRFASLPDLQRLVVTIGAAALLAPLLVWLIKPEGIVPRTIYVLDPILLILLMGGARFAYRAWRDHREFGAAATQGKPVLILGAGESALSLLREIGRSGQWRVVGLLDDNPKKHDRTVYGHKVLGGLDSLARQALDLKVSHAIIAMPSASHEARRKAANACVRAGVKPMTVPSFDDLISGKVAVAAVREVEVEDLLGRDPVKIDAPRLRQLIEGQVVMVTGAGGSIGSELCRQIARFAPSAIVAFERGEFFLYNLVEEFSEVFPQIRIEPVIGDVREEARLTLAMQQFRPVVVFHAAAYKHVPLMEGVNAVEAIRNNVGGTLAAARAAQLCGVPRFVLVSTDKAVNPVNVMGATKRFAEMACQALAARGGATAFSTVRFGNVLGSAGSVIPKFQEQIARGGPVTVTHPDIIRYFMSIPEAAQLVLQAALMGEGGEIFVLDMGEPVRIADLARDMIRLSGASESEVKIQFTGLRAGEKLYEELLASDETTRPTHHPKVRIARARAMDDTLWLGRLERWLSGPLPVEPAALRNELAQWVPEYKPQHDMPQAALPAADAATAGPGADHGTGRT; the protein is encoded by the coding sequence ATGACGATTCTGTCGCGTTCCAGTGTTGTGTTTCTTGGCGATGCAGCGCTGGCTGCCGCCGCCTGGTATCTGTCGTTCCTGCTTCGCTTCAATCTTTCGATTCCGCCGGAATACGTGCCGTCCATGCTGGCTATCCTGCCCTGGGTCGTCTGTGCGCAAGCGGTGGTGTTCCGGCTGTTCGGCCTGTATCGGAGCATCTGGCGGTTTGCCAGCCTGCCGGATCTGCAGCGCCTCGTCGTCACGATCGGAGCGGCGGCACTGCTTGCGCCCTTGCTGGTATGGCTGATCAAGCCGGAAGGCATCGTACCGCGCACCATCTATGTGCTCGATCCCATCCTGCTGATCCTGCTCATGGGTGGCGCGCGATTCGCGTATCGCGCATGGCGTGATCATCGCGAATTCGGCGCCGCCGCGACGCAGGGGAAACCCGTGCTCATTCTGGGCGCCGGCGAGTCGGCTCTCAGCCTGCTGCGCGAGATCGGCCGCTCGGGCCAGTGGCGCGTGGTCGGACTGCTCGACGACAATCCGAAGAAGCACGACCGTACGGTTTATGGGCACAAGGTGCTGGGAGGCCTCGATTCGCTCGCCCGGCAGGCGCTCGATCTGAAGGTGTCGCACGCCATCATAGCCATGCCCTCCGCGTCGCACGAGGCGCGGCGCAAAGCGGCCAACGCCTGCGTCCGCGCCGGCGTCAAGCCGATGACGGTGCCGTCCTTCGATGACCTGATCAGCGGCAAGGTGGCGGTGGCTGCGGTGCGCGAGGTGGAAGTCGAGGATCTGCTCGGACGCGATCCGGTGAAGATCGACGCGCCGCGTCTGCGTCAGCTGATCGAAGGTCAGGTGGTCATGGTGACCGGCGCTGGCGGCTCGATCGGTTCCGAGCTGTGCCGGCAGATCGCGCGCTTTGCGCCATCGGCCATCGTGGCGTTCGAACGCGGCGAGTTCTTTCTCTACAACCTGGTCGAAGAGTTCTCCGAAGTCTTCCCGCAGATTCGCATCGAACCGGTGATCGGCGATGTGCGCGAAGAGGCCCGACTCACGCTGGCGATGCAGCAGTTCCGTCCGGTGGTGGTGTTCCATGCCGCGGCGTACAAGCACGTGCCGCTGATGGAAGGCGTGAATGCAGTCGAGGCCATACGCAATAACGTGGGTGGCACGCTGGCCGCGGCGCGCGCCGCGCAGCTCTGCGGCGTGCCGCGCTTCGTGCTGGTGTCCACAGACAAGGCGGTCAATCCGGTCAATGTGATGGGGGCCACCAAGCGGTTTGCCGAGATGGCCTGCCAGGCACTGGCGGCGCGTGGCGGTGCGACGGCCTTCAGCACGGTGCGCTTCGGCAACGTGCTGGGCAGCGCCGGCAGCGTGATTCCGAAGTTCCAGGAACAGATCGCCCGGGGTGGACCGGTCACGGTCACCCATCCGGACATCATCCGCTACTTCATGTCGATTCCCGAAGCTGCGCAGCTGGTGCTGCAGGCGGCGCTGATGGGTGAGGGCGGCGAGATTTTCGTGCTCGACATGGGCGAACCGGTGCGCATCGCCGATCTGGCGCGCGACATGATCCGGCTGTCCGGCGCGTCCGAATCCGAGGTGAAGATCCAGTTCACGGGTCTGCGCGCCGGTGAGAAGCTGTACGAAGAACTGCTGGCAAGCGATGAAACGACGCGGCCCACCCATCACCCCAAGGTGCGCATCGCGCGTGCCCGCGCGATGGATGACACGCTGTGGCTGGGCAGGCTCGAACGCTGGCTGTCCGGCCCGCTGCCGGTCGAACCGGCGGCCCTGCGCAACGAACTGGCGCAGTGGGTGCCGGAATACAAGCCGCAGCACGACATGCCGCAGGCGGCGCTGCCTGCAGCGGACGCCGCGACTGCCGGCCCGGGTGCGGACCATGGAACCGGCCGCACGTGA
- a CDS encoding symmetrical bis(5'-nucleosyl)-tetraphosphatase produces MSTYAIGDLQGCFDPLEALLDHCGFDRRHDRLWFVGDLVNRGPKSLETLRFVRDLGDAAVTVLGNHDLSLLMIAAGQGKRHRLDTFHHVLDAPDGDELIDWLRQRPMMHVEGDYAMVHAGLLPQWDIAQAQVLAHEVEAALRGPQSVEFMQRMWGSEPAQWQDELHGWDRLRIVVNALTRMRFCTPEGRMEFHSKGAPEEPPDGYLPWFDNAAARWRSHTVVCGHWSALGYRSADHVIALDSGCLWGGALTALRLEDRAVFQVPCERCATF; encoded by the coding sequence GTGAGCACCTACGCGATCGGCGATCTGCAAGGCTGTTTCGATCCACTCGAAGCGCTGCTTGACCATTGCGGCTTCGATCGCAGACACGATCGCCTTTGGTTCGTCGGCGATCTGGTCAATCGAGGCCCGAAATCGCTCGAAACGCTGCGCTTCGTGCGCGATCTGGGCGACGCCGCCGTCACCGTGCTCGGCAACCACGACCTTTCGCTGCTGATGATCGCGGCCGGTCAGGGCAAGCGGCACCGGCTAGACACCTTTCACCATGTGCTCGATGCACCCGATGGCGACGAATTGATCGACTGGCTGCGCCAGCGCCCGATGATGCACGTCGAGGGCGACTACGCCATGGTCCACGCCGGCCTGTTGCCGCAGTGGGACATCGCGCAGGCGCAGGTGCTGGCGCACGAGGTCGAGGCGGCGCTGCGCGGGCCGCAGTCGGTCGAATTCATGCAGCGCATGTGGGGCAGCGAACCGGCACAGTGGCAGGATGAACTGCACGGCTGGGACCGCCTGCGCATCGTCGTCAATGCGCTCACCCGCATGCGCTTCTGCACACCGGAGGGGCGCATGGAATTCCACAGCAAGGGCGCGCCCGAAGAGCCGCCGGATGGCTATCTGCCGTGGTTCGACAACGCTGCCGCGCGCTGGCGCAGCCACACGGTGGTGTGCGGTCACTGGTCGGCCCTCGGATATCGCAGCGCTGACCACGTCATCGCACTCGATTCCGGCTGTCTGTGGGGTGGCGCGCTGACCGCGCTGCGGCTGGAAGACCGCGCGGTCTTCCAGGTGCCGTGCGAGCGCTGCGCGACGTTCTGA
- a CDS encoding PTS sugar transporter subunit IIA, translating into MIGLFLITHSSYGESLIQCACHVLNTRPVQMAQLGVSGQDDPLDLLPLARKWLSVVDTGDGVLLLTDVFGATPSNLAQKLCEPGRIEAVAGVNLPMLLRTLTYRERETLQGLVNRAVSGGRDGVMAMRTTRDAKT; encoded by the coding sequence ATGATCGGGTTGTTTCTGATCACCCACAGCAGTTACGGCGAATCGCTGATCCAGTGCGCCTGCCATGTACTCAATACCCGGCCGGTGCAGATGGCGCAGCTGGGCGTGTCGGGTCAGGACGACCCGCTCGACCTGCTGCCGCTGGCCCGCAAGTGGCTGTCGGTCGTCGATACCGGAGACGGAGTGCTGCTGCTGACCGATGTGTTCGGCGCCACGCCGTCCAATCTCGCGCAGAAACTGTGCGAGCCGGGGCGGATCGAGGCGGTGGCCGGTGTAAATCTGCCGATGCTGCTGCGTACGCTGACTTACCGCGAACGCGAAACGCTGCAAGGTCTGGTGAACCGGGCGGTCAGCGGCGGTCGTGACGGAGTGATGGCCATGAGGACGACGCGCGATGCCAAGACGTGA
- a CDS encoding HPr family phosphocarrier protein has product MPRRDITIINKLGLHARASAKLTQLASRHQCEVWLERNGRRINAKSIMGVMMLAAGKGSTITIDTEGSDADAAMAGLVALIEDRFGEGE; this is encoded by the coding sequence ATGCCAAGACGTGACATCACCATCATCAACAAGCTGGGCCTGCATGCGCGCGCCTCGGCCAAGCTGACCCAGCTGGCCAGCCGTCATCAGTGCGAAGTCTGGCTGGAGCGCAACGGCCGTCGCATCAACGCCAAGAGCATCATGGGCGTGATGATGCTGGCCGCCGGCAAGGGCAGCACAATCACCATCGACACCGAAGGCAGTGATGCCGACGCGGCGATGGCCGGGCTGGTCGCGCTGATCGAAGACCGTTTTGGCGAAGGCGAGTAA
- the ptsP gene encoding phosphoenolpyruvate--protein phosphotransferase → MTFTLHGLAVSGGIAIGHAYLVSHATLEVAHYAVAPRKIEDEILRLSRAFDTVRAELAELRSGLVTDSSEALGELLAFVDLHSMILDDPMLLDEAREFMRTRRCNAEWAIKRQMDRLVEQFDQIEDAYLRSRSADVVQVVERVLKVLAGKRNRMSTRRRDTDSIVVAHDLSPADTIQFKAQRIAAFVTDLGGATSHTAIVARSLAIPALVGMHQARTLIQDDDMLIVDGLRGVLIINPDDNILDEYRLRAREIEIERSKLKRLVGGVASTLDGEVVQLYANIELPQDVEQVREVDADGIGLFRTEFMFLNRDTLPDEDEQFEAYRSVVQAMKGKPVTLRTLDIGADKALRGAQRSEANPALGLRAIRYCLAEPRMFVTQLRAILRASHYGSVRIMLPMVAFQHEIESALALVALARQQLREAGRKFDERVPVGAMVEIPAAALALGTLMNHFSFLSIGTNDLIQYTLAIDRADEAVAHLYDPLHPAVLRLIQQVIAQAKRAGMPVAVCGEMAGEPQFARLLLGMGLRQFSMHPSQLLEVKREVLRCDCGDVAPRVLKLLRSDDPLRIREQLERINTGMTPVQ, encoded by the coding sequence GTGACCTTCACGTTGCACGGTCTGGCGGTGTCGGGCGGCATCGCGATCGGCCATGCCTATCTCGTGTCGCACGCCACGCTCGAGGTGGCGCACTACGCCGTGGCCCCGCGCAAGATCGAGGACGAAATCCTCCGCCTGTCGCGTGCCTTCGACACGGTGCGCGCCGAGCTGGCCGAGCTGCGCAGCGGGCTGGTCACCGACAGTTCCGAAGCGCTGGGCGAACTGCTTGCCTTCGTCGACCTGCACAGCATGATTCTCGACGACCCGATGCTGCTCGACGAGGCGCGCGAATTCATGCGCACCCGCCGCTGCAACGCCGAGTGGGCGATCAAGCGGCAGATGGACCGGCTGGTCGAACAGTTCGACCAGATCGAAGACGCCTACCTGCGCAGTCGCAGCGCCGACGTGGTGCAGGTGGTCGAGCGCGTGCTCAAGGTGCTGGCCGGCAAGCGCAACCGCATGAGTACGCGCCGGCGCGACACCGACAGCATCGTCGTCGCGCATGACCTGTCGCCGGCGGACACCATCCAGTTCAAGGCGCAGCGCATCGCCGCCTTCGTGACCGACCTGGGCGGCGCCACCTCGCACACCGCCATCGTCGCGCGCAGCCTGGCCATTCCGGCGCTGGTCGGCATGCATCAGGCGCGCACGCTGATTCAGGACGACGACATGCTCATCGTCGATGGCCTGCGCGGCGTGCTGATCATCAATCCGGACGACAACATCCTCGACGAGTACCGGCTGCGCGCGCGCGAGATCGAGATCGAGCGCTCGAAGCTGAAGCGGCTGGTTGGCGGTGTCGCCAGCACGCTGGACGGCGAGGTGGTGCAGCTGTACGCCAACATCGAACTGCCGCAGGACGTCGAGCAGGTGCGCGAGGTGGACGCCGACGGCATCGGCCTGTTCCGCACCGAGTTCATGTTCCTGAACCGCGACACGCTGCCGGACGAGGACGAACAGTTCGAGGCCTATCGCAGCGTCGTGCAGGCGATGAAGGGCAAGCCGGTCACGCTGCGCACGCTGGACATCGGCGCCGACAAGGCGCTGCGCGGAGCGCAGCGCAGCGAAGCCAATCCGGCGCTGGGTCTGCGCGCCATCCGCTACTGTCTGGCCGAACCGCGCATGTTCGTCACGCAGCTGCGCGCGATCCTGCGTGCGTCGCATTACGGCAGTGTGCGCATCATGCTGCCCATGGTGGCGTTCCAGCACGAGATCGAATCGGCGCTCGCCCTGGTCGCGCTGGCGCGCCAGCAGTTGCGCGAAGCCGGCCGCAAGTTCGACGAGCGCGTGCCGGTCGGCGCCATGGTCGAAATACCGGCCGCCGCGCTGGCACTGGGCACGCTGATGAACCACTTCAGTTTCCTGTCCATCGGCACCAATGACCTGATCCAGTACACGCTGGCCATCGACCGTGCCGACGAGGCGGTGGCGCATCTTTATGACCCTTTGCATCCGGCCGTGCTGCGGCTGATCCAGCAGGTGATTGCGCAGGCCAAGCGCGCCGGCATGCCGGTGGCTGTGTGCGGCGAAATGGCCGGCGAGCCGCAGTTCGCCCGCCTGCTGCTCGGCATGGGACTGCGCCAGTTCTCGATGCATCCATCGCAGCTGCTCGAAGTGAAGCGCGAAGTGCTGCGCTGCGACTGCGGCGATGTGGCGCCCCGCGTGCTCAAGCTGCTGCGCTCCGACGACCCGCTGCGTATCCGCGAACAGCTGGAACGCATCAACACCGGCATGACGCCGGTGCAGTGA
- the ruvC gene encoding crossover junction endodeoxyribonuclease RuvC — protein MRILGIDPGLRITGFGVLEAVGAKLQYVASGRITSNERDPLPSRIATLFEGIREVVDTWQPTHAAVEIVFVNVNPQSTLLLGQARGAALSALTAGGLPVAEYTALQVKQAVVGHGKANKEQVQFMVTRLLALAATPGTDAADALACAICHAHAARGIGALAGPGSRRRGGRIIARRLA, from the coding sequence ATGCGCATACTCGGCATCGACCCCGGCCTGCGCATCACCGGTTTCGGCGTGCTGGAAGCGGTGGGCGCGAAGTTGCAGTACGTTGCCAGCGGCCGCATCACGTCGAATGAACGCGATCCGCTGCCGTCGCGCATCGCCACGCTGTTCGAAGGCATCCGCGAGGTGGTCGACACCTGGCAGCCGACGCATGCGGCAGTCGAAATCGTGTTCGTGAACGTCAATCCGCAATCGACGCTGCTGCTCGGTCAGGCGCGCGGTGCGGCGCTGTCGGCGCTGACCGCAGGCGGTCTGCCGGTGGCCGAATACACCGCATTGCAGGTGAAGCAGGCGGTGGTCGGCCACGGCAAGGCGAACAAGGAACAGGTGCAGTTCATGGTGACGCGCCTGCTGGCGCTGGCCGCAACGCCGGGCACCGACGCCGCCGACGCGCTGGCCTGCGCCATCTGCCACGCGCACGCCGCCCGCGGCATCGGCGCACTGGCCGGACCCGGCAGCCGCCGCCGCGGCGGGCGCATCATCGCCCGTCGTCTGGCCTGA
- the ruvA gene encoding Holliday junction branch migration protein RuvA — translation MIGRLTGTLLEKNPPRILLDVQGVGYEVDVPMSTFYNLPSAGERVTLHTHFVVREDGHFLFGFASPAEQAAFRQLVKITGIGPRMALAVLSGMSVDELARVVAMQEAGRLTKIPGIGKKTAERLLLELRDKLLPTASLTSAVAPDAGADILNALMALGYSEREAQSALRTLPEGVSVSDGIRQALKALSKA, via the coding sequence ATGATCGGTCGCCTCACTGGCACGCTGCTTGAGAAGAACCCGCCGCGCATCCTGCTTGACGTGCAGGGCGTGGGGTATGAAGTCGATGTGCCGATGAGCACCTTCTACAACCTGCCGTCGGCCGGTGAGCGGGTGACGCTGCATACCCACTTCGTCGTGCGCGAAGACGGCCATTTTCTGTTCGGCTTCGCCTCGCCGGCCGAGCAGGCGGCCTTTCGCCAGCTGGTGAAGATCACCGGCATCGGGCCGCGCATGGCGCTGGCCGTGCTGTCCGGCATGTCGGTGGATGAACTGGCCCGCGTGGTGGCCATGCAGGAAGCCGGGCGCCTGACCAAGATCCCCGGCATCGGCAAGAAGACCGCCGAACGGCTGCTGCTGGAGCTGCGCGACAAGCTGCTGCCGACCGCCTCGCTGACCAGCGCCGTCGCACCCGACGCCGGCGCCGACATCCTGAATGCGCTGATGGCGCTCGGCTACAGCGAGCGCGAAGCGCAGTCTGCGCTGCGCACGCTGCCCGAAGGCGTGAGCGTGTCGGACGGCATCCGGCAGGCATTGAAGGCCTTGTCGAAGGCCTGA
- a CDS encoding c-type cytochrome — MHIVHTALAASLVSLSLISTPALADPAKDTAMLKLAASSGCTVCHSVEPAAKTDGSVPVGPPWRDVAARYYGVKDAQTTLTQIVMHGSSPYSSHWKGKVGGLAMPPNEVAISEADATKLVGWILSLDVR; from the coding sequence ATGCACATCGTCCACACCGCACTGGCTGCCAGCCTCGTGTCGCTCAGCCTGATCAGTACGCCTGCGCTGGCCGATCCGGCGAAAGACACTGCCATGCTCAAGCTGGCCGCCAGCAGCGGCTGCACCGTCTGTCACAGCGTGGAACCCGCAGCCAAGACCGATGGCAGCGTGCCGGTCGGTCCGCCCTGGCGCGATGTCGCCGCGCGCTATTACGGCGTGAAGGACGCGCAGACCACGCTGACGCAGATCGTCATGCACGGCTCCAGCCCGTACTCGAGCCACTGGAAAGGCAAGGTCGGCGGGCTGGCGATGCCGCCCAACGAAGTGGCCATCAGTGAAGCCGATGCGACCAAGCTGGTTGGCTGGATCCTGTCGCTCGATGTGAGATAG
- the metH gene encoding methionine synthase: MIRPDCTDLLKSLMTRRILILDGAMGTMVQRHKLVEDDYRGERFATHPKDLKGNNDLLLLTRPDVIRGIHAAYLEAGADIIETNTFNATVISQAEYGLESVVHEINFTGARLAREVCDEYTAKNPDKPRFVAGVLGPTSRTCSLSPDVNDPGYRNVSFDQLVDDYVASARGLTEGGADLLLIETIFDTLNAKAAIFAVEKFFEEEGRRWPVMISGTITDASGRTLSGQTGEAFWNSLRHANPISFGFNCALGPKELRPHVEELSRLADTHVSAHPNAGLPNAFGEYDESPADMVKHIAEWAKSGFLNIVGGCCGTTPEHIRAFAEAMDGIAPRRVPEIERKLRLSGLEAFNVGADALFVNVGERTNVTGSKAFARMILEGRFDDALAVARQQVENGAQVIDINMDEAMLDSVAAMDRFLKLIASEPDISRVPIMLDSSKWTVIEAGLKCIQGKGVINSISMKEGEAEFLRQAKLARRYGAAVIVMAFDEKGQADTYARKTEICQRAYTLLTETVGFPPEDIIFDPNIFAIATGIAEHDNYAVDYIEAVGWIKQNLPYAKTSGGVSNVSFSFRGNDPVREAIHTVFLFHAIRNGLSMGIVNAGQLGVYEDIPQPLRDKVEDVVLNRNPGAGEALVEFAITVKGSARENEKDLAWREWVVDKRLEHALVKGITEFVVEDTEEVRARLEAEGKPPLAVIEGPLMAGMNHVGDLFGAGKMFLPQVVKSARVMKQAVAHLQPYIEASKKVGETKGRVVMATVKGDVHDIGKNIVGVVLGCNGYDVIDLGVMVSCDKILAAAREHKANVIGLSGLITPSLEEMSHVASEMKREGFDIPLLIGGATTSRAHTAIKIAPFYDHPVVYVPDASRAVGVATSLLSIDQRAGFAAEVAADYVKIREQHAAKKGQKLVSLNEARDNAYCCGWGSEVIPVRPAKTGRQVIVDQDLAALVDYIDWSPFFQTWELSGPYPAILDDAVVGDEARKLLVDAKAMLQQIIDGKWLTARAVFGVWPANSNGDDIEFYTDDTRLNTAMVWHNLRQQHERPAGKPHFCLADFVAPRASGVADWAGAFVVTAGIGIEAKLAEFHKTHDDYSSIMLKSLADRLAEAFAEYLHARVRREDWGYAADESLDNAALIAEKYRGIRPAPGYPACPDHTEKGDLFKLLDVEAAIGVSLTESYAMFPTAAVSGFYLAHPDAQYFAITKVGPDQVADLAARKGLPEPVMKRWLAPVL; this comes from the coding sequence ATGATTCGCCCCGACTGCACCGACCTGCTCAAGAGCCTGATGACCCGCCGCATCCTGATCCTGGATGGCGCGATGGGCACCATGGTGCAGCGGCACAAACTGGTCGAGGACGATTACCGGGGCGAGCGCTTCGCCACGCATCCGAAGGACCTCAAGGGCAACAACGACCTGCTGCTGCTGACCCGGCCCGACGTGATCCGCGGCATCCACGCCGCCTATCTGGAAGCCGGCGCGGACATCATCGAAACCAATACCTTCAACGCAACGGTGATTTCACAGGCCGAATATGGCCTGGAGTCGGTGGTGCATGAAATCAACTTCACCGGCGCCCGCCTGGCGCGCGAGGTGTGCGACGAATACACCGCGAAAAACCCGGACAAGCCGCGCTTCGTCGCCGGCGTACTCGGCCCGACTTCGCGCACCTGTTCGCTGTCGCCCGACGTGAATGACCCGGGCTACCGCAACGTGAGTTTCGACCAGCTGGTGGACGACTACGTCGCCTCCGCGCGCGGTCTGACCGAAGGCGGCGCCGACCTGCTGCTGATCGAAACCATCTTCGACACGCTGAACGCCAAGGCCGCCATCTTCGCGGTCGAGAAGTTCTTCGAAGAAGAAGGCCGCCGCTGGCCGGTCATGATTTCCGGCACCATCACCGACGCCTCCGGCCGCACATTGTCCGGCCAGACCGGCGAGGCGTTCTGGAACTCGCTGCGCCATGCCAACCCGATTTCGTTCGGCTTCAACTGCGCGCTCGGCCCGAAAGAGCTGCGCCCGCACGTCGAAGAACTGTCGCGCCTTGCCGACACGCACGTGTCGGCGCACCCGAACGCCGGCCTGCCGAATGCCTTCGGCGAGTACGACGAATCGCCGGCCGACATGGTTAAGCACATCGCCGAGTGGGCGAAATCCGGCTTCCTGAACATCGTCGGCGGCTGCTGCGGCACCACGCCGGAGCACATCCGCGCGTTCGCCGAAGCCATGGACGGCATCGCGCCGCGCCGCGTGCCGGAGATCGAACGCAAGCTCCGCCTGTCCGGGCTGGAGGCGTTCAACGTGGGCGCCGACGCACTGTTCGTGAACGTCGGCGAGCGCACCAACGTCACCGGCTCGAAGGCCTTCGCACGCATGATTCTCGAAGGCCGCTTCGATGACGCGCTGGCGGTCGCCCGCCAGCAGGTGGAGAACGGCGCGCAGGTGATCGACATCAACATGGACGAGGCGATGCTCGATTCGGTCGCCGCGATGGACCGTTTCCTGAAGCTGATCGCGTCCGAGCCGGACATTTCGCGCGTGCCCATCATGCTCGATTCGTCGAAGTGGACGGTCATCGAAGCCGGCCTGAAGTGCATACAGGGCAAGGGCGTCATCAATTCGATCTCGATGAAGGAAGGCGAAGCCGAATTCCTGCGTCAGGCGAAGCTGGCGCGCCGCTACGGCGCAGCGGTCATCGTCATGGCCTTCGACGAGAAGGGCCAGGCCGACACCTATGCGCGCAAGACCGAAATCTGTCAGCGCGCCTACACGCTGCTGACCGAAACGGTGGGTTTCCCGCCGGAAGACATCATCTTCGACCCGAACATCTTCGCCATCGCGACCGGCATCGCCGAGCACGACAACTACGCGGTCGATTACATCGAGGCGGTCGGCTGGATCAAGCAGAACCTGCCGTACGCGAAAACCTCGGGCGGTGTGTCGAACGTGAGCTTTTCGTTCCGCGGCAATGACCCGGTGCGCGAAGCCATCCACACGGTGTTCCTGTTCCACGCGATCCGCAACGGCCTGTCGATGGGCATCGTCAATGCCGGCCAGCTCGGCGTGTACGAAGACATTCCGCAGCCGCTGCGCGACAAGGTCGAGGACGTGGTGCTTAATCGCAACCCGGGGGCCGGCGAGGCGCTGGTCGAATTCGCCATCACGGTGAAGGGTTCGGCACGCGAGAACGAGAAGGATCTGGCGTGGCGCGAGTGGGTCGTGGACAAGCGGCTGGAACATGCGCTGGTCAAGGGCATCACCGAATTCGTGGTGGAAGACACCGAAGAGGTGCGCGCGCGCCTCGAAGCCGAAGGCAAGCCGCCGCTGGCGGTGATCGAAGGCCCGCTGATGGCCGGCATGAACCACGTCGGCGACCTGTTCGGCGCCGGCAAGATGTTCCTGCCGCAGGTGGTGAAGTCGGCACGCGTCATGAAGCAGGCGGTGGCGCACCTGCAGCCCTACATCGAAGCATCGAAGAAGGTCGGCGAAACCAAGGGCCGCGTCGTCATGGCGACCGTGAAGGGCGATGTGCACGACATCGGCAAGAACATCGTCGGCGTGGTGCTCGGCTGCAACGGCTACGACGTGATCGACCTCGGCGTCATGGTGTCGTGCGACAAGATTCTGGCCGCCGCGCGCGAACACAAGGCGAACGTGATCGGCCTGTCCGGCCTGATCACGCCGTCGCTCGAGGAAATGAGCCATGTCGCGTCGGAAATGAAGCGCGAAGGCTTCGACATTCCGCTGCTGATCGGCGGCGCAACCACGTCGCGCGCGCACACTGCGATCAAGATCGCGCCCTTCTACGACCATCCTGTGGTGTATGTGCCGGACGCCTCGCGTGCCGTCGGCGTGGCGACCAGCCTGCTGTCGATCGACCAGCGCGCCGGCTTCGCCGCGGAAGTCGCAGCCGACTACGTGAAAATCCGCGAACAGCACGCCGCCAAGAAGGGCCAGAAACTGGTGTCGCTGAACGAGGCGCGCGACAACGCCTACTGCTGCGGCTGGGGCAGCGAAGTGATTCCCGTGCGCCCGGCGAAGACCGGCCGCCAGGTCATCGTCGACCAGGACCTCGCGGCGCTGGTCGACTACATCGACTGGAGCCCGTTCTTCCAGACCTGGGAGCTGTCGGGCCCGTACCCGGCCATCCTCGACGATGCGGTGGTCGGCGACGAGGCGCGCAAGCTGCTGGTCGACGCCAAGGCCATGCTGCAGCAGATCATCGACGGCAAGTGGCTGACCGCGCGCGCCGTGTTCGGCGTCTGGCCGGCCAACAGCAACGGCGACGACATCGAGTTCTATACCGACGACACGCGCCTGAACACCGCGATGGTGTGGCACAACCTGCGCCAGCAGCACGAACGCCCGGCCGGCAAGCCGCACTTCTGCCTGGCCGATTTCGTCGCGCCGCGCGCCAGTGGTGTGGCCGACTGGGCGGGCGCCTTCGTGGTGACCGCCGGCATCGGCATCGAAGCGAAGCTGGCCGAGTTCCACAAGACCCATGACGACTACAGCAGCATCATGCTGAAGTCGCTGGCCGACCGTCTGGCCGAAGCCTTCGCCGAGTACCTGCACGCGCGGGTGCGGCGCGAGGATTGGGGCTACGCCGCCGACGAGTCGCTCGACAACGCCGCGCTGATCGCCGAGAAGTATCGCGGCATCCGCCCGGCGCCGGGCTACCCGGCCTGTCCGGACCACACCGAAAAGGGTGACCTGTTCAAACTGCTCGATGTCGAAGCGGCGATCGGCGTGTCGCTGACCGAAAGCTACGCCATGTTTCCGACGGCTGCGGTCAGCGGTTTCTACCTGGCGCACCCGGACGCGCAGTATTTCGCCATCACCAAGGTCGGCCCGGACCAGGTCGCCGATCTGGCAGCGCGCAAGGGCCTGCCCGAGCCGGTGATGAAGCGCTGGCTGGCGCCGGTGCTGTAG